The Candidatus Goldiibacteriota bacterium HGW-Goldbacteria-1 DNA segment GCTTGAACAGAAATTCAGGACCCGTTTTCCCGTAATACTGGACATAGACACTTACAGGGAAAAACACAGACAGCACCTTTTAAACACAGCGTCAGAGATGATTACAAAAGCACAGGGCGCTGCGGGTGAATGGCTTACGGAGCTTATGCCCTCTTTTGACAGAAAAATAATTCACGAAGAATGCGCATCAGCCGGTGTAAAAACTTTCAGCATAGGCAGGGGCGTTTATAAAAAAGTTGTGGTGACTTCATTATTATAGCGCGTAACCCGCGCGGTTCTTTTGGTGGCCTATGGAAAACAGAACAATAGCGGCAATTTCAACATATCCCGGAAAATCCGCGCTTGGCATAATACGCGTAAGCGGCAGGGATACTTTTTCCATAATTTCAAAAATAGTGCGTTTTTCTTCCGGCATGCCAATAAGCGAAATTCCGCCGCGCACCCAATATCTGGCAGGCCTTTATGACCACTTTGATTCCCTTCTGGACAAACCTCTTGTAACTGTATTCAAAGCGCCTAATTCATATACAGGCGAAGACATGGCGGAAATATCCTGCCACGGAAGCATCTTAATCCTTCAGTCCGCCATGGAAGCCCTGTGCCATTTTGGCGCACAGAGCGCTCTGCCGGGTGAATTTACAAAAAGGGCTTTTTTAAACAACAAAATGGACCTTGCCCAGGCAGAAGCTGTGGCCGATATAATTGACGCGGATTCCAAAACCTCGCTTAAACTTTCGCTTTCACAGCTTGAAGGAAATGAATCCGGCGCCATTACTGCGCTGCGCGAAAAAATATCGTCACTGCTGTCTTTGCTGGAGCTTGAAATTGATTTTGCCCACGAAGACACGCCCAAACTTGATTCAAAATCAGCACTGTCAAAACTGTCTTTAATAAACGCGGACATCGGGCTGCTTTTAAAAAACGCGGATTTAGGCATTATGATTAAAAACGGCGTACGCTGCGTAATAGCCGGAAAACCCAATGCCGGAAAATCAAGCGTTATGAACGCGCTTTTAAGAAAGAACCGCGCTATAGTGACAGGCCTTGCAGGCACCACCAGGGACGTCATAGAAGACCGTTTTGACCTTGAAAACATCCCGGTTAGGCTGTTTGACACCGCAGGTATCAGGCACGCGGAAACGCAGGCAGAAAAAGAAGGGGTACACAGGGCTAAAACCGCTTTAAAAGAAGCTGACATTATATTATTTATAGTTGACGGCTCGCTTCCCCTTACTAACGAAGATATTGACGCTTTTAAGGAAACTTTTGGCAGGCAGGTAATTTTGTGCATAAATAAAAGCGACCTTGAACAAAAAATTGCAGCGCAGGACGCGAAGGCTTTTCTTGGCGCAGATGACACCACATCAGCTATAAGCATAAACTGCGTAAAAGAAGACGGAATTATCCCCTTAACAAACGCCCTGAAAAATATTATAATTGGAAGCGGTCACCCGGCTTTGCTTGACGGAATACTTGTTACCAATTTGCGCCACAAACAGGCACTGCTGGAAGCAAGCACCGCGCTTAAAGACGCCGGTGATGCTTTGGCAAAGAACCTTTCTTTTGAATTCGCGGCGTCGGACATAAAACGCGCGGCAGCTTCACTTGGAAGCATAACGGGAGTTATAAGTACGGATGAGATACTGGAATCAATATTTTCAGGTTTTTGCATAGGAAAATAATAAAAGGC contains these protein-coding regions:
- the trmE gene encoding tRNA uridine-5-carboxymethylaminomethyl(34) synthesis GTPase MnmE; the protein is MENRTIAAISTYPGKSALGIIRVSGRDTFSIISKIVRFSSGMPISEIPPRTQYLAGLYDHFDSLLDKPLVTVFKAPNSYTGEDMAEISCHGSILILQSAMEALCHFGAQSALPGEFTKRAFLNNKMDLAQAEAVADIIDADSKTSLKLSLSQLEGNESGAITALREKISSLLSLLELEIDFAHEDTPKLDSKSALSKLSLINADIGLLLKNADLGIMIKNGVRCVIAGKPNAGKSSVMNALLRKNRAIVTGLAGTTRDVIEDRFDLENIPVRLFDTAGIRHAETQAEKEGVHRAKTALKEADIILFIVDGSLPLTNEDIDAFKETFGRQVILCINKSDLEQKIAAQDAKAFLGADDTTSAISINCVKEDGIIPLTNALKNIIIGSGHPALLDGILVTNLRHKQALLEASTALKDAGDALAKNLSFEFAASDIKRAAASLGSITGVISTDEILESIFSGFCIGK